A portion of the Kazachstania africana CBS 2517 chromosome 2, complete genome genome contains these proteins:
- the SCC2 gene encoding cohesin-loading factor complex subunit SCC2 (similar to Saccharomyces cerevisiae SCC2 (YDR180W); ancestral locus Anc_8.381), producing MENYPGEGTDAPKKIVEALEKQPLSYLVPKSRLSSLLTDTMTVSVPLSHETFKESKDISNESHMIDKLNSVLLGIHNGDEESKLLFRRPKMFKYKLKRRDSADTGKLFEKLSPLAKQLLQLNDPGINPDDIINEINTEKSIEKHKLEDLSNISLDLTSQGSPKRAKLSSGVSLNQKSMGEQCLKELDILLHRFGEDALSSDRDDVEIWAFLDNDSYVLREEYIDRLQIVLNNIFTIPQIWPELKVEQLRRILDIMTNNIRICREHKNSKESPFPVGKIAYASVAVSFNVLSLNNNDKRLNLEQYVLEPIDFLVESLESIKNSGSSSSPVTDDLRLLEQSIQTFPTYIHQRPFLDESLVTKLTYLFTDIVMNYELELNSNIAAQNSWEKIKHVSSEALIALYNKVPGQRDFIIDELLSQSERLPQRRLQRKLRKVKKDLFTSDFTLTLCMMLENLNKLDLDFKQVDMIDSNFSIITEKQKEIETFLLNTIDHVNNTLLNQFFGNFIKYRHSLENYIQDLINLFPHLEWPVAELLLSSMMKKLLMMFGPNNSKAANAETVCLQLIGQIGCAIFDVRCRTRPNECNNLVKICNYPEYLQQFMASFDRCKNFLGQSEGKKSTYVYLCCSKLSCLVRLKEYVKDSEEQNSNIQAMIQQCLLDLESEKVDHVSSSDINDVSLDYFSVLHAYDLLNLYEPYLRLVLSILNQNKVKLRSTAIKCLSMLASKDKTVLSNSMVKATIVRLLSDSSAASIKDATLDLVSIASSYLQYFEQININYDNDSVLIRKHILKINERVYDETKDINTKIFVASKILLRLEDEEDTIIDMAEQILYSRWLTSVSELDKKPDRQGSICREIITVMSGIAVMSQKSSEIFDWFLNFYLLNGSLHTDDDFKIITTNLNKLTNTLVQEIVQLQSVDTNDPSLELTKEKYLNLLAKFAYANVSFITKDHIESLYPYMIADEKTNFLYHLLHVFRRSMEQLSNFKSKFLNDIETSILTRLPKMNVKEMEEAIPLAWQVACHRKDTTRIAKACSSCFIHMNPYINKANKDPASLTVDGKLQRLMYLATGFGSFCTFNANKDAISFLKNDETVYEYVAKCLLVLSRKDVAHIIRRIAIRNLTKLCGSHPKLFNSKHVLKLIDGVFEGDSLDIKLVVLESFYDFFIMEEQKAARSSGANLLSSSKAKSLNIKLLPKKKSDFLHDGICSALVSRYLRYILEICLLEDTKGALVSGRLLKLIVQYGYVNPSHCIPTVIALLSSKDKYMNHLVIGILTGIFEKHETMVFNGLSKGIQTAIEYSFKISGESFYENDIFIQALQSILGEGKKYTVKFSKYMNKILQIFFTNSVSINSDSKQKRNVLFLSTNIVNMKFSSQFEYLGLLKHIDFSAEQLQEIILDELVHESDENGRPNSKLKDAVIVHAALSDLQSYMLKLYGFKENILLYEAAQESDLKGKQMPLPKSTSPSFIEIMHRLLQSAINEQFYTKYIKNMQEY from the coding sequence AAGAGAAGGGATTCTGCCGATACCGGAAAATTGTTTGAGAAACTATCACCATTAGCTAAGCAACTCCTACAACTTAACGATCCTGGTATAAATCCAGATGATataattaatgaaattaacaCAGAAAAAAGTATAGAGAAGCACAAGTTGGAAGATTTGTCGAATATATCGCTAGATTTGACATCTCAAGGATCTCCAAAAAGAGCCAAGCTATCATCTGGCGTCTCACTTAATCAGAAATCCATGGGTGAGCAATGCTTAAAAGAGCTAGATATTTTATTACATCGATTTGGTGAGGATGCTTTATCTTCTGACAGGGACGATGTCGAGATTTGGGCTTTCTTAGATAACGACTCATATGTACTGAGGGAGGAATACATCGACAGGTTGCAAATAgttttaaataatatttttacaaTTCCACAAATATGGCCAGAGCTTAAGGTCGAGCAGCTCAGAAGAATCTTAGATATTATGACAAACAATATCAGAATTTGTAGAGAGcataaaaattcaaaagaaagcCCTTTTCCAGTTGGAAAAATTGCATATGCATCAGTGGCTGTTAGTTTCAATGTACTGTCGTTAAATAATAACGATAAGCGACTAAATTTGGAACAATACGTCTTGGAACCCATAGACTTTCTGGTTGAGTCGCTAGAATCGATAAAAAACTCTGGAAGTAGTTCGAGTCCGGTAACAGATGATTTGAGGCTACTAGAACAATCAATACAAACATTCCCAACATATATTCATCAGCGCCCTTTTCTAGATGAGAGTTTGGTGACGAAACTTACATATCTGTTTACTGACATTGTAATGAATTATGAGCTGGAGTTAAACAGCAATATAGCTGCGCAAAATTCATGGGAAAAGATAAAACATGTAAGTTCAGAAGCACTAATTGCACTATACAATAAAGTTCCAGGGCAAAGGGACTTTATAATAGATGAACTACTTTCCCAAAGTGAGCGATTACCACAGAGaagattacaaagaaaattaagaaaGGTAAAAAAAGACTTGTTCACTAGCGATTTTACCTTAACTTTGTGCATGATgcttgaaaatttgaacaaacTTGACTTGGACTTCAAACAAGTTGACATGATTGATagcaatttttcaatcattACAGAAAAGCAGAAAGAAATAGAGACGTTTTTACTTAACACAATTGACCATGTCAATAACACCCttttaaatcaatttttcggaaatttcatcaagtATCGTCACTCCCTAGAAAACTACATCCAAGATCTAATCAACCTTTTCCCTCATCTCGAATGGCCTGTTGCTGAACTCTTGTTATCCtcgatgatgaagaaattgttgatGATGTTTGGCCctaataattcaaaagCAGCAAATGCAGAAACAGTGTGTCTACAATTAATAGGACAGATAGGCTGTGCAATCTTTGATGTCAGATGTAGAACAAGGCCGAATGAATGTAAcaatttggtaaaaatttgtaattaTCCTGAGTACTTACAGCAGTTTATGGCATCTTTTGACCGttgcaaaaattttctaggGCAATCTGAAGGAAAAAAGAGTACATACGTTTATCTCTGCTGTTCTAAACTATCCTGTTTGGTGAGACTAAAGGAATACGTGAAGGATTCCGAAGAGCAAAATTCTAACATTCAAGCAATGATCCAGCAATGCTTATTGGATTTGGAGTCTGAGAAGGTCGACCATGTATCTAGCTCAGACATTAACGATGTTTCACTAGACTATTTTTCTGTTCTCCATGCATACGATTTGTTAAATTTGTACGAACCTTATTTAAGATTAGTATTATCCATTTTAAACCAAAACAAAGTCAAGCTTAGATCTACCGCAATTAAGTGTCTCTCGATGCTCGCTTCTAAAGATAAAACTGTTCTGTCAAACTCGATGGTGAAGGCAACAATTGTGAGGCTCCTTAGCGACTCTTCTGCTGCTTCCATAAAAGATGCAACGCTTGATTTGGTTAGCATCGCTTCGTCATATCTCCAGTATTTCGAGCAAATTAACATAAATTATGATAATGATAGTGTATTAATACGGAAGCACattctgaaaataaatgaaagGGTTTATGATGAAACAAAAGATATAAATACGAAGATTTTTGTAGCGTCTAAAATTCTTTTAAGATTagaggatgaagaagatacaATAATAGATATGGCGGaacaaattttatatagCAGATGGCTTACTTCAGTAAGTGAACTTGATAAGAAACCTGATAGACAGGGTTCTATATGCAGAGAAATTATTACTGTTATGTCTGGTATAGCTGTAATGAGCCAGAAAtcttctgaaatttttgactGGTTCCTGAACTTTTATTTACTAAATGGTTCATTGCATACCGATGACGACTTCAAAATAATCACAacaaatttgaacaaaCTAACGAATACATTGgttcaagaaattgtaCAGTTACAATCAGTAGATACAAATGATCCGTCACTAGAATTGACGAAGGAAAAGTATCTTAACCTTCTGGCAAAATTTGCTTACGCTAATGTTTCATTTATAACAAAGGATCATATTGAGAGCTTATACCCATATATGATTGCTGATGAAAAAACGAATTTTCTATATCATCTTCTGCACGTCTTTAGAAGATCAATGGAGCAGCTGTCCAattttaaatcaaaatttctcaatGATATTGAGACCAGCATTCTAACACGTCTGCCCAAAATGAATgtaaaagaaatggaagaagCCATACCTTTGGCGTGGCAAGTGGCATGTCACAGAAAGGATACGACGAGAATAGCAAAAGCGTGCTCGTCCTGCTTCATTCATATGAACCCGTACATAAATAAGGCCAATAAGGATCCGGCATCACTGACTGTAGATGGGAAGTTACAGCGTTTAATGTACTTGGCAACTGGTTTTGGTAGTTTTTGTACATTCAATGCAAATAAAGATGCTATctcttttttaaaaaatgatgaaactgTGTACGAATATGTTGCTAAATGTTTGCTGGTCTTATCTAGGAAAGACGTGGCCCATATCATTCGTCGCATAGCTATTCGAAACTTGACTAAATTATGTGGTAGCCACccaaaacttttcaattctaagCACGTTCTCAAGTTGATTGATGGTGTGTTTGAAGGCGATTCTCTCGATATAAAGCTGGTTGTCTTAGAAAGCTTTTatgatttcttcattatgGAAGAACAAAAGGCAGCAAGGAGCTCTGGTGCTAACCTGCTTTCCTCATCAAAAGCGAAGTCCCTGAACATAAAATTACTTCCAAAAAAGAAGTCCGACTTTCTCCATGACGGTATATGCTCAGCTTTAGTTTCAAGATACCTCAGATATATACTGGAAATCTGTCTCTTAGAAGATACTAAAGGCGCTTTGGTTTCTGGGAGGCTGTTGAAGTTGATAGTACAATATGGCTACGTCAATCCCTCTCATTGTATTCCCACAGTAATTGCACTACTCTCATCAAAGGATAAATATATGAATCATCTCGTTATTGGCATTTTGACAGGCATATTTGAGAAGCATGAAACCATGGTTTTCAATGGTTTGTCAAAGGGTATTCAAACTGCAATCGAATattccttcaaaatttcaggAGAAAGCTTCTATGAGAATGATATATTTATCCAGGCTTTGCAAAGCATACTAGGCGAGGGTAAAAAGTACACTGTAAAATTCAGCAAATATATGAATAAAATACTCCAAATATTCTTCACCAATTCAGTTTCTATTAATTCTGATTCAAAGCAAAAGCGGAACGtgttatttttatctaCTAATATTGTCAATATGAAATTTAGTTCACAATTTGAGTATTTAGGCTTGTTGAAACATATTGATTTCTCAGCTGAGCAATTACAAGAAATCATTCTAGATGAATTAGTTCATGAAAGCGACGAGAATGGCAGACCCAACTCTAAGTTAAAAGATGCTGTCATTGTTCACGCAGCACTTTCAGACCTACAAAGTTATATGCTGAAACTATATGGCTTTAAGGAGAATATACTACTATATGAGGCTGCGCAAGAGTCAGACTTGAAAGGAAAGCAAATGCCTTTACCAAAGTCTACATCGCCGTccttcattgaaattatgCATCGTCTCCTTCAATCTGCTATAAATGAACAGTTCTACactaaatatataaagaatatGCAAGAGTACTAA
- the SAS4 gene encoding Sas4p (similar to Saccharomyces cerevisiae SAS4 (YDR181C); ancestral locus Anc_8.382) — MEDLDLESARSLRSKSKGSDDDRQKFDFDMDGYEIDPEKRFKFAIREVPKGLTHSEGIKKESKMPNKGLANVDETRDLITNMILNIDRQKLDTIRKRSKNDEYLVDPLPDKLYDSFHKKMLRQENRMLEQDVIEGEEEADGLQLIYDKLCMPNWPQTLSKVTKINDQENMEELQLKKKLTRETIKSMLDKFHLMKKNSNMLYKNRRISKNDSPQKWTDLYKHVNRRFVQNYESSSEDEEEENLPIEELRNLRKKRREAKCGGSIIIGIGMNQLVNKFAIVSEPLRKPYVIRCSAKEKSLMRKVEKLPKRYRYLPSLRTQTAKFKQKTLISRVLTIETPIESKPKRAGNTLEAELRNTAESE, encoded by the coding sequence ATGGAAGACCTGGATCTAGAATCTGCCAGATCATTAAGGTCAAAGAGTAAAGGAAGCGATGATGACCGCCAAAAATTCGATTTTGATATGGATGGCTATGAAATTGACCCTGAAAAGCGGTTCAAATTTGCCATCAGAGAAGTGCCCAAGGGGTTAACTCACTCAGAAGGcataaagaaagaatcaaaGATGCCAAACAAGGGTTTGGCCAATGTCGATGAGACAAGAGACTTGATTACCAAtatgatattgaatatcGATAGACAAAAACTTGATACAATACGTAAGCGAagtaaaaatgatgaatatCTCGTGGATCCGCTACCAGATAAGCTTTACGATTCATTTCACAAGAAAATGCTAAGGCAAGAAAATCGAATGCTAGAGCAGGATGTGATTGAgggtgaagaagaagcagatGGCTTACAATTGATTTATGACAAATTATGTATGCCAAATTGGCCTCAGACTTTATCAAAAGTCaccaaaatcaatgatCAGGAAAATATGGAAGAAttgcaattgaaaaagaagttgaCAAGGGAAACTATCAAATCCATGTTggataaatttcatttaatgaaaaaaaatagcaatATGTTGTacaaaaatagaagaatatcaaaaaatgacagTCCTCAAAAATGGACTGATCTTTACAAGCACGTCAATAGAAGATTTGTTCAAAATTACGAAAGCTCTTCtgaagatgaggaagaagaaaatctaCCTATCGAGGAGTTAAGAAACTTACgaaagaagagaagagaAGCCAAATGCGGTGGGTCTATAATAATTGGCATTGGAATGAACCAACTAGTAAACAAATTTGCGATAGTATCTGAACCTCTAAGAAAACCATATGTCATTAGATGCAGtgcaaaagaaaagtcGTTGATGAGGAAGGTTGAAAAATTGCCAAAAAGATATAGATATTTGCCAAGTTTGAGGACTCAAACTGCCAAATTCAAACAAAAGACTTTGATATCGCGAGTTTTGACCATAGAGACACCAATTGAATCTAAACCAAAAAGAGCTGGCAACACACTGGAAGCTGAACTACGCAATACTGCAGAGAGCGAATAA
- the CDC1 gene encoding putative lipid phosphatase CDC1 (similar to Saccharomyces cerevisiae CDC1 (YDR182W); ancestral locus Anc_8.383), with amino-acid sequence MFNRSRTNKKLLPNFKEKDEENKIGKVRKDSLDASKPLRLGGLMLHWNIIIVSTIVWFLTVNHYENSVVRRAMNKCSWNTWEQWPEGVKSHKVALYADPQILDEYSYPGRPQIVNYFTRVIVDHYHYRNWRYSQHYLNPDTNFFLGDLFDGGRHWDDDVWLAEYNRFNKIFPKSPMTKTVFSLPGNHDIGFGDTVIESSLDRFTTYFGDTSSSHEIGNHTFVLLDTISLSDTTNVNVSSIPKRFLEEFSLSRRQKSHPNPTILLTHVPLWRNANQQQCGKERESTKPFPIQKGYQYQTVIDQTMTQEILTQLTPKFVFSGDDHDYCHVKHTYGANDLGGNNNADHVNSNKIVDEITVKSCAMNMGIKKPAIQLVSLFNDESVTGNEPVTTIQTRICYLPDPFKPMWVYILLLIGNLGSFIIYIKRYAFVPSLKNDLPLPVSTDTTTHKKDIKVRQLVIDTSANAAITFLLILVIFSYYYNSI; translated from the coding sequence ATGTTTAACAGAAGCCGGACTAATAAGAAGCTGcttccaaatttcaaagaaaaggaCGAAGAGAACAAAATTGGGAAAGTTAGGAAGGATTCTCTAGACGCTTCAAAACCATTAAGATTGGGTGGCTTGATGTTACAttggaatattatcatcGTGTCTACAATAGTGTGGTTTTTGACAGTTAACCATTACGAGAATTCTGTTGTGAGAAGAGCAATGAATAAATGCTCATGGAATACATGGGAACAATGGCCTGAAGGTGTAAAGAGTCATAAAGTTGCATTATATGCCGATCCTCAGATATTAGATGAATATTCGTACCCGGGAAGGCCccaaattgtaaattattttacGAGAGTGATTGTTGATCACTACCATTACAGAAACTGGAGATATAGTCAGCATTATCTAAATCCTGACactaatttctttttaggTGATTTATTTGATGGAGGCAGACATTGGGACGATGATGTGTGGTTGGCTGAATATAACAgattcaataaaatatttccaAAGAGTCCCATGACGAAAACGGTATTTTCCTTACCGGGCAATCATGATATAGGATTTGGAGATACAGTAATAGAGTCAAGTTTAGATAGATTTACGACTTATTTTGGGGacacttcttcttctcatGAAATTGGCAACCATACATTCGTTCTTTTGGATACAATCTCACTATCTGATACTACAAATGTTAACGTTTCTTCTATCCCTAAAAGATTTCTAGAAGAATTTTCCCTTTCAAGAAGGCAGAAATCTCATCCAAATCCCACAATTCTCTTAACGCATGTGCCATTATGGCGTAATGCAAACCAGCAGCAATGTGGTAAAGAGAGAGAATCCACTAAACCTTTCCCTATTCAAAAGGGGTATCAATATCAAACCGTCATTGATCAAACAATGACTCAGGAAATCTTAACTCAATTGACTCCAAAGTTTGTATTTTCTGGCGATGATCATGACTATTGTCACGTCAAACACACATACGGTGCGAATGACTTGGGTGGTAACAATAATGCTGATCACGTCAATAGCAATAAGATAGTTGATGAAATCACTGTTAAGTCATGTGCAATGAATATGGGAATTAAGAAACCTGCCATACAATTAGTATCATTGTTTAATGATGAATCTGTTACTGGTAATGAACCTGTAACTACTATACAAACTCGAATCTGTTACTTACCCGATCCATTCAAGCCAATGTGGGTGTATATCCTTCTGTTAATTGGAAATTTAGGctctttcattatttaCATTAAAAGGTACGCATTTGTGCCATCTCTCAAAAATGATTTGCCTCTACCCGTCAGCACTGATACCACAACGCATAAGAAAGATATTAAGGTAAGACAGTTAGTCATCGACACTAGTGCAAACGCTGCGATAACTTTTCTACTTATTTTAGTCATATTTTCTTACTACTACAATTCAATATGA